From a single Phalacrocorax aristotelis chromosome 1, bGulAri2.1, whole genome shotgun sequence genomic region:
- the TMEM19 gene encoding transmembrane protein 19 isoform X3, giving the protein MRGGAVAWDGAGGLGQRVFSLWLPMSYYQEDFFKEYLKMMANIIVLNLLICISLALWIVSMIASTYYGLVVGFILTVANYSFFTSLFVFFVTSSKLTRWKKDIKKQIDSEYKEGGQRNWVQVFCNGGVPTELAVLYMIENGPGEIPIDFSEQYTASWMCLSLLGALACSAGDTWASEIGSVMSKRKPRLITTWEEVPVGTNGAVTLVGLLSSCLGGMAVGIAYFITQLIFVTDLEVFAPQWPIIVFGAAAGLLGSIVDSYLGATMQYSGFDQRIGMVVNHQTQDSKHISGKPILDNNAVNLFSTIIIALVLPGVAWCFWPRS; this is encoded by the exons ATGCGCGGAGGGGCGGTGGCGTGGGACGGCGCCGGCGGACTAGGGCAGCGG GTGTTCTCCCTCTGGCTTCCTATGTCCTATTACCAGGAGGATTTCTTCAAAGAATACCTCAAGATGATGGCGAATATAATCGTCCTGAACTTGCTCATTTGTATTTCTCTGGCTCTCTGGATCGTGTCCATGATTGCAAGTACGTACTACG gTTTGGTGGTTGGATTTATCCTTACGGTTGCAAATTACAGTTTCTTCACTtctttgtttgtattttttgttactTCTTCAAAACTCACTAGATGGAAAAAAGATATAAAGAAGCAAATAGATTCAGAATACAAAGAAG GTGGACAGAGGAATTGGGTGCAAGTATTCTGTAACGGTGGTGTTCCTACTGAGCTGGCTGTCTTATATATGATAGAAAATGGACCAGGTGAAATTCCGATAGACTTTTCAGAGCAATACACAGCATCATGGATGTGCTTATCCCTTTTGGGAGCTTTGGCATGCTCTGCTGGTGATACCTGGGCTTCAGAGATCGGTAGTGTTATGAGTAAACGCAAGCCAAGGTTGATAACAACCTGGGAAGAGGTTCCAGTAG GTACTAATGGAGCAGTTACTTTAGTGGGCCTGCTCTCAAGTTGCCTTGGCGGCATGGCAGTAGGTATAGCCTACTTCATAACACAACTCATTTTTGTGACTGATCTGGAAGTATTTGCTCCACAATGGCCCATTATTGTCTTTGGTGCAGCAGCTGGCTTACTGGGATCAATTGTTGATTCATATTTGGGAGCTACGATGCAATACAGCG GTTTTGACCAGCGTATTGGCATGGTTGTCAACCACCAAACACAAGACTCCAAGCACATATCTGGAAAACCTATATTAGACAATAACGCAGTAAATCTTTTTTCTACTATAATCATTGCTTTGGTGCTTCCAGGCGTGGCGTGGTGTTTCTGGCCCAGGAGTTAA
- the TMEM19 gene encoding transmembrane protein 19 isoform X4 has protein sequence MSYYQEDFFKEYLKMMANIIVLNLLICISLALWIVSMIASTYYGTLRPISPWRWLFSVLVPLIIAVQGFKKKSLDHSGALGGLVVGFILTVANYSFFTSLFVFFVTSSKLTRWKKDIKKQIDSEYKEGGQRNWVQVFCNGGVPTELAVLYMIENGPGEIPIDFSEQYTASWMCLSLLGALACSAGDTWASEIGSVMSKRKPRLITTWEEVPVGTNGAVTLVGLLSSCLGGMAVGIAYFITQLIFVTDLEVFAPQWPIIVFGAAAGLLGSIVDSYLGATMQYSGFDQRIGMVVNHQTQDSKHISGKPILDNNAVNLFSTIIIALVLPGVAWCFWPRS, from the exons ATGTCCTATTACCAGGAGGATTTCTTCAAAGAATACCTCAAGATGATGGCGAATATAATCGTCCTGAACTTGCTCATTTGTATTTCTCTGGCTCTCTGGATCGTGTCCATGATTGCAAGTACGTACTACG GTACTTTACGGCCCATTTCTCCATGGCGCTGGCTTTTTTCAGTCTTGGTTCCACTAATAATTGCAGTACAGGGTTTTAAGAAGAAGAGTCTTGACCACAGTGGTGCATTGGGTG gTTTGGTGGTTGGATTTATCCTTACGGTTGCAAATTACAGTTTCTTCACTtctttgtttgtattttttgttactTCTTCAAAACTCACTAGATGGAAAAAAGATATAAAGAAGCAAATAGATTCAGAATACAAAGAAG GTGGACAGAGGAATTGGGTGCAAGTATTCTGTAACGGTGGTGTTCCTACTGAGCTGGCTGTCTTATATATGATAGAAAATGGACCAGGTGAAATTCCGATAGACTTTTCAGAGCAATACACAGCATCATGGATGTGCTTATCCCTTTTGGGAGCTTTGGCATGCTCTGCTGGTGATACCTGGGCTTCAGAGATCGGTAGTGTTATGAGTAAACGCAAGCCAAGGTTGATAACAACCTGGGAAGAGGTTCCAGTAG GTACTAATGGAGCAGTTACTTTAGTGGGCCTGCTCTCAAGTTGCCTTGGCGGCATGGCAGTAGGTATAGCCTACTTCATAACACAACTCATTTTTGTGACTGATCTGGAAGTATTTGCTCCACAATGGCCCATTATTGTCTTTGGTGCAGCAGCTGGCTTACTGGGATCAATTGTTGATTCATATTTGGGAGCTACGATGCAATACAGCG GTTTTGACCAGCGTATTGGCATGGTTGTCAACCACCAAACACAAGACTCCAAGCACATATCTGGAAAACCTATATTAGACAATAACGCAGTAAATCTTTTTTCTACTATAATCATTGCTTTGGTGCTTCCAGGCGTGGCGTGGTGTTTCTGGCCCAGGAGTTAA
- the TMEM19 gene encoding transmembrane protein 19 isoform X1 — protein sequence MRGGAVAWDGAGGLGQRVFSLWLPMSYYQEDFFKEYLKMMANIIVLNLLICISLALWIVSMIASTYYGTLRPISPWRWLFSVLVPLIIAVQGFKKKSLDHSGALGGLVVGFILTVANYSFFTSLFVFFVTSSKLTRWKKDIKKQIDSEYKEGGQRNWVQVFCNGGVPTELAVLYMIENGPGEIPIDFSEQYTASWMCLSLLGALACSAGDTWASEIGSVMSKRKPRLITTWEEVPVGTNGAVTLVGLLSSCLGGMAVGIAYFITQLIFVTDLEVFAPQWPIIVFGAAAGLLGSIVDSYLGATMQYSGFDQRIGMVVNHQTQDSKHISGKPILDNNAVNLFSTIIIALVLPGVAWCFWPRS from the exons ATGCGCGGAGGGGCGGTGGCGTGGGACGGCGCCGGCGGACTAGGGCAGCGG GTGTTCTCCCTCTGGCTTCCTATGTCCTATTACCAGGAGGATTTCTTCAAAGAATACCTCAAGATGATGGCGAATATAATCGTCCTGAACTTGCTCATTTGTATTTCTCTGGCTCTCTGGATCGTGTCCATGATTGCAAGTACGTACTACG GTACTTTACGGCCCATTTCTCCATGGCGCTGGCTTTTTTCAGTCTTGGTTCCACTAATAATTGCAGTACAGGGTTTTAAGAAGAAGAGTCTTGACCACAGTGGTGCATTGGGTG gTTTGGTGGTTGGATTTATCCTTACGGTTGCAAATTACAGTTTCTTCACTtctttgtttgtattttttgttactTCTTCAAAACTCACTAGATGGAAAAAAGATATAAAGAAGCAAATAGATTCAGAATACAAAGAAG GTGGACAGAGGAATTGGGTGCAAGTATTCTGTAACGGTGGTGTTCCTACTGAGCTGGCTGTCTTATATATGATAGAAAATGGACCAGGTGAAATTCCGATAGACTTTTCAGAGCAATACACAGCATCATGGATGTGCTTATCCCTTTTGGGAGCTTTGGCATGCTCTGCTGGTGATACCTGGGCTTCAGAGATCGGTAGTGTTATGAGTAAACGCAAGCCAAGGTTGATAACAACCTGGGAAGAGGTTCCAGTAG GTACTAATGGAGCAGTTACTTTAGTGGGCCTGCTCTCAAGTTGCCTTGGCGGCATGGCAGTAGGTATAGCCTACTTCATAACACAACTCATTTTTGTGACTGATCTGGAAGTATTTGCTCCACAATGGCCCATTATTGTCTTTGGTGCAGCAGCTGGCTTACTGGGATCAATTGTTGATTCATATTTGGGAGCTACGATGCAATACAGCG GTTTTGACCAGCGTATTGGCATGGTTGTCAACCACCAAACACAAGACTCCAAGCACATATCTGGAAAACCTATATTAGACAATAACGCAGTAAATCTTTTTTCTACTATAATCATTGCTTTGGTGCTTCCAGGCGTGGCGTGGTGTTTCTGGCCCAGGAGTTAA
- the TMEM19 gene encoding transmembrane protein 19 isoform X2 codes for MRGGAVAWDGAGGLGQRVFSLWLPMSYYQEDFFKEYLKMMANIIVLNLLICISLALWIVSMIASTLRPISPWRWLFSVLVPLIIAVQGFKKKSLDHSGALGGLVVGFILTVANYSFFTSLFVFFVTSSKLTRWKKDIKKQIDSEYKEGGQRNWVQVFCNGGVPTELAVLYMIENGPGEIPIDFSEQYTASWMCLSLLGALACSAGDTWASEIGSVMSKRKPRLITTWEEVPVGTNGAVTLVGLLSSCLGGMAVGIAYFITQLIFVTDLEVFAPQWPIIVFGAAAGLLGSIVDSYLGATMQYSGFDQRIGMVVNHQTQDSKHISGKPILDNNAVNLFSTIIIALVLPGVAWCFWPRS; via the exons ATGCGCGGAGGGGCGGTGGCGTGGGACGGCGCCGGCGGACTAGGGCAGCGG GTGTTCTCCCTCTGGCTTCCTATGTCCTATTACCAGGAGGATTTCTTCAAAGAATACCTCAAGATGATGGCGAATATAATCGTCCTGAACTTGCTCATTTGTATTTCTCTGGCTCTCTGGATCGTGTCCATGATTGCAA GTACTTTACGGCCCATTTCTCCATGGCGCTGGCTTTTTTCAGTCTTGGTTCCACTAATAATTGCAGTACAGGGTTTTAAGAAGAAGAGTCTTGACCACAGTGGTGCATTGGGTG gTTTGGTGGTTGGATTTATCCTTACGGTTGCAAATTACAGTTTCTTCACTtctttgtttgtattttttgttactTCTTCAAAACTCACTAGATGGAAAAAAGATATAAAGAAGCAAATAGATTCAGAATACAAAGAAG GTGGACAGAGGAATTGGGTGCAAGTATTCTGTAACGGTGGTGTTCCTACTGAGCTGGCTGTCTTATATATGATAGAAAATGGACCAGGTGAAATTCCGATAGACTTTTCAGAGCAATACACAGCATCATGGATGTGCTTATCCCTTTTGGGAGCTTTGGCATGCTCTGCTGGTGATACCTGGGCTTCAGAGATCGGTAGTGTTATGAGTAAACGCAAGCCAAGGTTGATAACAACCTGGGAAGAGGTTCCAGTAG GTACTAATGGAGCAGTTACTTTAGTGGGCCTGCTCTCAAGTTGCCTTGGCGGCATGGCAGTAGGTATAGCCTACTTCATAACACAACTCATTTTTGTGACTGATCTGGAAGTATTTGCTCCACAATGGCCCATTATTGTCTTTGGTGCAGCAGCTGGCTTACTGGGATCAATTGTTGATTCATATTTGGGAGCTACGATGCAATACAGCG GTTTTGACCAGCGTATTGGCATGGTTGTCAACCACCAAACACAAGACTCCAAGCACATATCTGGAAAACCTATATTAGACAATAACGCAGTAAATCTTTTTTCTACTATAATCATTGCTTTGGTGCTTCCAGGCGTGGCGTGGTGTTTCTGGCCCAGGAGTTAA